The window GGAAATGCCGCTGGAAGAAAAAAACAGCATGAGCCATAGAGCCAGGGCTATGAAAAAACTGGTTGATTTTCTGAAGCAAAGCCGTAATTAGTTTAATTTTGCCCGAATGAAACAGCCGTACATAGTAGGAATAACAGGGGGAAGCGCTTCGGGTAAAACCTTTTTCCTGCGGGAGTTGCTCCGGAATTTTACACCCGCAGAGGTATGCCTGGTTTCGCAGGATAACTACTACAGGCCACGCCACGAACAGCCAATAGATGAAAACGGCATTCAGAACTTCGATACACCTCAATCAATAGATCATGTGCAGTATGCGCAGGACCTGATTACCCTAAAGGAAGGACAGACCGTTATTCGCCAGGAGTACACTTTCAATAACCCCAATGCGGTACCCAAACAGCTGGAGTTCCATCCGGCACCGGTGATTGTGGTAGAGGGTATTTTTGTTTTCTACTTTCCCGATCTTACGCGCCACCTGGATTTAAAAATTTTTATAGAGGCCGAAGAGCATATTAAACTAAGCAGGCGGATTACGCGCGATAAAGTGGAGCGTGGCTATGACCTGGAAGATGTGCTTTACCGCTACGAACGGCATGTTGCCCCTACTTATAACAAATATATCAAGCCATTCAGGAGCGATGCCGATCTGGTGGTGCCCAATAATGATGGATTTGATAACGCACTGGAGGTAATTACCACATTTATAAAATCTAAGGTGTCATGATCAACCGCTTTGCTGTAATTGGTCTGGGCCAGTTTGGTATGTCGATTGCCCGTACCCTGGCCGCCAGGGGTGCCGAAGTGCTGGCCATTGATGTGCTGCTCGATAAAGTGGAGTTTGTAAAAGATGAAGTAGCCCATGCCGTAGCCATGGACACTACAGATGTAAAGGCGCTGATCGCACAAAATATTCAGGACATGGATGCGGTGGTGGTAGCCATAGGCGAGAACTTTGAAGGCCTGCTGCTTACCACGGTGCTGCTGCAGGATCTTGGGGTGAGGCGCATTATTGCGCGGGCAGCCTCTACACAGCAGCGCATGATCCTGGAAAAAATGGGGGTGAGCGAAATTCTTTCTCCGGAAGAAACAGTAGGCAAAACCGTAGCAGAAACGCTGCTGCACCCCAACATGAAATCTTTTCTGCCGCTGGCAGATGATTATGAGATCGTAGAAATACAAACCCCCAAACGCGTGGTAAACAGAACGGTACGCGAAATTGGTCTGCGCCAAAAATATAATCTTAACTTGATTACCGTAAAAAGGGTGTTTGAAGAGGAACGCGATGGCCGTGTAAACGAAGTAGAACACATCATAGGCGTGCCCCAGGGTGATACGGTACTCTACGATTCTGACATCATGATTCTGCTGGGAAAAGAGCAGGACGTAAATAAATTCATGGAAGTGAACAAATAAGGATGCTTTAGGTGTTCTTTCTCAAAATTCTTATACTTTTGTAATTGATTTGCGCCAAAGATTAGCGAAGAAGGGCATGATTAGCTGGTTTTCCAAACATAAAACATTCGTACACCGCATGCCGGTGCTGATGGCCCTGCTTGCAGGGATTATGTTTACCGCTATGCCCGCCGGTAAAACACTGGCTTTTGGTGCTGCACCCCTGCAGAAAGAGCAGGTGCAAAAATCAGCAACAGGCGAAGAGCTTCCTATGTTCGAACCGGGCTTTTCTGCCCTGGCACAGGTAGCTCCGCTACAGATTTTCTATTATCAGCCGGCCATTGTACCGGTTATCATTCCTTTAGTAGAAATAGTTGAGCAGGCGCCGGCAAACGTGCCGGACCTGGTAAATAGCTATCGACGCACGCTCTTCAGGCGAATTATCTCGCCCAACGCCCCCTAAGCAATTATTTACCCGCCCTTTTGCTTACCCGGATGCACGGCCTCCGGCGTAGGTGCCGGAACTATCGCTTCCGGCCTTAATGCTCTATATTCTAAAATGTAACCCTTACTATTTCTATATTATAATTCATGAATAACAAAGGTTTAGTAGTTGTGCTTACCGTTGTGGTAACGCTGCTATGTTTGTATTATCTTTCTTTTACCTTCGTTTCGCGCCAGGTACAACAGAAAGCCACTGCCCATGCCACCCTGCCCGATGGCAGCATTAGCTATAGCAAAAAGCAAAGCTATCTTGATTCGGTATGGCACGAGCCTGTTTACAACTTCCTGGGTATGGAATATACCTATCAGGAGGTAAAACAAACCGAACTTAACCTGGGTCTTGACTTACAGGGCGGTATGAACGTTACGCTCGAGATTTCTCCTGTGGAGGTAATCAAAGGCCTGGCTTCTAACCCCAATGATCCTACCCTGCAGAAGGCTATTAACTATGCCCGCGAAAGACAAAGAGAAAGCCAGGCAAGCTTTGTTGAGCTGTTCCGTGAAGGATGGCAGCAGAGTGCAGCCGGCCGCCCCTTAAGGGATGCTTTCTTTACTGCAGCCAACAGAAACGTTATTACCTCACAGACTTCTGATGATGCAGTGGTAAACTTTCTTAATGAGAAGGTAGAAAATGCCATCAGCACTTCTTTTGAAATTCTGCGTACCCGTGTTGACCGCTTCGGTACATCACAGCCTAACATTCAGCGCCTGCAGGGTTCCGGCCGCATTCTGGTAGAACTTCCAGGTGTAGACAACCCCGAGCGTGTGCGCAAGCTGTTGCAGGGAACTGCCAAGCTGGAGTTCCTGGAAGTGGTAGAAATACAGGAGTACTACCAGACCCTGGCTGCCATCAATAGCCTTATTGTAGAAGAAAACCGCGCAAATGCCAGCACAACTGCAGCCAACAGGCAAACTCCACAGCCGGCTGTTACAAGTACAGATACATCAGCTACTGTTTCAGGAGATGATGACCTGGCTTCTCAGCTGGCCACTGCCGATACCACAGCAGCTGCAGACTCTCTGGGTATGCAAATGTCTCCCCTGTTTTCTCTTAACCGTTCACAGGCGTCGCTGCTGTACAGTGTGCGCGACACCGCACAGATCAACAGAATCTTAAACCGTCCGGATGTTAAGAATCTGATGCCTTCCAACCTAAGTTTTGTTTGGGATGTAAAAGGTTTCAGGCCTGAAGGCGGCGGAGACCCGATGCTGTCTCTGTATGCCGTTCAGCGTGAGCGCGGCGGCCGTGCCCCATTAACCGGAGAGGTAATTGAGCGTGCCCGCCAGGACTTTAACGAGCGTGGCCAGCCGGAAGTGGTGATGGTGATGAACAGCGACGGTGCCCGTACCTGGAAAAGAATCACGGCTAACAACATTGGCCAGCGTATTGCCATTGTTCTTGATAACTATGTTTACTCTGCGCCAGTAGTACAGTCTGAAATTCCCGGTGGCGTTTCTTCAATTTCTGTAGGCGGCGACAGAAACGATCCTACTGCAGCCATACAGGAAGCACAGGACCTTGCCAACATTCTGGAAGCCGGTGCACTTCCTGCTCCTGCCAGAATTGTAGAAGAGGCCATTGTAGGTCCAACACTGGGAGAAATGGCCCGTAACCAGGGTATTCTTTCTATTGTAGCCGGTCTGGGACTGGTGGTTATCTTTATTGTAGCTTACTACTCTAAAGGTGGTCTGGTAGCAAACATTGCCCTGCTCTTCAACATCTTCTTTATCTTTGGTATTCTGGCTAACCTGGGCGCTGCCCTAACCCTGCCGGGTATTGCAGGTATCGTACTTACCATTGGTATGTCTATAGACGCCAACGTACTGATATTCGAACGTATACGGGAGGAACTTCGAAGTGGCCTCAGCCTGAAGGCGGCTATCAACAAAGGTTATCAGAAAGCTTACAGCTCTATTATAGACGCCAACGTAACCACTTTGCTGGTTGCCATTGTACTGTACGTAATGGGGCAGGGCCCGGTTAAAGGCTTTGCCATTACCCTGATCATTGGTATTCTTTGCTCACTTTTCTCAGCAGTATTGATTACCCGCGTAATCATCGACTGGATGACTGCAAAAGGCGATGCAAGCAAAATGTCATTCGACACCCCGCTTTCCCGTAACCTGTTTAAAGGCGGCGACATCAACTTTATGGGTATGCGCAAAAAAGCGTATGTTTTCTCTGGTGTTGTGATAGCTGCTGGTCTGCTGGCACTGGTGCTGAATAATGGCCTTAACATGGGCGTTGACTTTACCGGTGGCCGTACCTACGTAGTAAGCTTCGATGAGCCTGTTTCTCCAACACAGCTCAAGCTGGACCTTGCTGACAACTTTGGCGGTGCCGGTACTGAAGTGAAGACCTATGGTGCCAACAACGTACTAAAGGTAACCACCAGCTACCTGATCGATGTAGAAGAGGAAGAGTCTGATAACCAGGTACAGGCTGCGCTGGTCCAGGGTGTTGAAGAAGCAACTGGCAAGCGTTATGTTCAGGATGGTGCCAGCGTTTCTCAAGGTCAGTTCTCGATTGTGAGCTCCTCTAAAGTAGGTGCTACCATTGCCGACGACATCAAGGAAGCATCCTGGGAAGCTGGTTTGTTCTCGCTGATCATTATGTTCCTTTACATCCTGATCCGTTTCCGTGGCTGGCAGTTTAGTACCGGTGCCCTGCTGGCCCTGGTGCACGATGTAGCCATTACCCTGGGTGCTTTTGCCATTGCCGGTGCCCTGGGCATGACCTACGAGGTTGACCAGGTATTTGTGGCCGCCATCCTGACGGTAATTGGTTACTCCATTAACGATACCGTGGTGGTGTTTGACCGTATCCGTGAAGAAGTAGGAAACCGCTACAACAAATCAACTTTGCTAAATACTTTTAACAGTGCCATTAACAGCACCCTGAACCGTACCTTGATGACCTCAGTGACTACCCTGGTGGTAGTGCTCATCCTGTTCCTGTTTGGTGGTGAGGTATTAAGAGGCTTCTCTTTTGCCCTGCTGGTAGGTATTCTGGTAGGTACCTATTCTTCTATATTCGTTGCTTCGCCAATTGCCGCAGATTTGCTGGCACGGAGTAATGACGAAGCAGAAGTTGCTAAACCTGCTACCCCGGTACGTCAGAAAGCATAACTGATATTTAAACTATATTTAAAAAGCTGCCCCTGCAGGGGCAGCTTTTTTTGTTTTGGCATGAAATCGTTTGAAGCGTAGAAAAAATCAACAGAAAGAAATAAGGCAGCATATTATTTGGGCTTTTTTTTAAGAACAGCGCAGTTTTCCTGCAGGCATCTGTTAAATTCATGGCGTGATTTAAGAAATGATGATGGAAAACGCTCTGCAACAGCTGGCTTCTAAACTGGAAGGCAGCCTTTTCTATAATGAAACCATGCGGAGGCTCTATGCCACTGATGCCTCTGCTTTTAGGGAAATGCCGCTGGCAGTTGCTTTTCCCAAAACAGAAGCTGATATACAGCAGCTGGTGCAATTTGCTGCCAATAATAAAACTTCGCTGATTCCGCGTACGGCAGGTACTTCACTGGCCGGCCAGGTGGTGGGCGGCGGTATTGTGGTAGATGTTTCCAAACACTTTACCAGCATACTGGAGGTAAATGAGCAGGAGCGCTGGGTGCGCATACAACCCGGTGTGGTGCGCGATGAGCTCAACCTGCATCTGAAGCCCTACGGCCTTATGTTCGCCCCCGAAACCTCTACCGCCAACCGCTGTATGGTAGGCGGTATGGTGGGCAATAACAGCTGCGGCTCTAACTCTATTGTATATGGCAGCACCCGAGAGCACCTGCTGGAGGTTAGGGGCTTTCTGGCTGATGCCACCGAAGTGACCTTCGGTGCCCTGACGCCGGAGCAGTTTGAAGCAAAAAGAAAGGGGGAAGGCTCAGACAGCCCGCTGGAGATTAGTATATACCAGACGGTGGCACGCCTGCTGAGCAATCAACAAAATGCAGAGGAGATCCGCAAAGAATTTCCCAAACCCAGCATACCCCGCCGCAACACAGGCTATGCACTTGATTTGCTGCTGAACAGCCAGCCCTTTACTCCGGATGGAGCACCCTTTAACTTCTGTAAACTGATTGCAGGTTCGGAAGGTACGCTGCTGTTCATGACGGAGCTAAAGCTTAACCTGGTGCCCCTGCCGCCACCTGTGAGCGGGCTGCTATGCATCCACTGCCACACCATTGATGAATCGCTGCGGGCAAACCTGGTGGCGCTTAAGTACGAGCCTTTTGCCAGTGAGCTGATCGATAGTTATATCCTGGAATGTACCAAAGCCAATATTGAACAGCGCCAGAATCGTTTCTTTATCAAAGGCGATCCTGGTGCCCTGCTGGTTGTGGAGCTAACGGGCCAGTCGGAAGTAGAGGTGCAGACAAAAGCCGCTGCCCTGGAGGCCGATCTGCGCAGGGAGGGCTATGG of the Flammeovirgaceae bacterium 311 genome contains:
- a CDS encoding bifunctional preprotein translocase subunit SecD/SecF (COG0342 Preprotein translocase subunit SecD); this translates as MNNKGLVVVLTVVVTLLCLYYLSFTFVSRQVQQKATAHATLPDGSISYSKKQSYLDSVWHEPVYNFLGMEYTYQEVKQTELNLGLDLQGGMNVTLEISPVEVIKGLASNPNDPTLQKAINYARERQRESQASFVELFREGWQQSAAGRPLRDAFFTAANRNVITSQTSDDAVVNFLNEKVENAISTSFEILRTRVDRFGTSQPNIQRLQGSGRILVELPGVDNPERVRKLLQGTAKLEFLEVVEIQEYYQTLAAINSLIVEENRANASTTAANRQTPQPAVTSTDTSATVSGDDDLASQLATADTTAAADSLGMQMSPLFSLNRSQASLLYSVRDTAQINRILNRPDVKNLMPSNLSFVWDVKGFRPEGGGDPMLSLYAVQRERGGRAPLTGEVIERARQDFNERGQPEVVMVMNSDGARTWKRITANNIGQRIAIVLDNYVYSAPVVQSEIPGGVSSISVGGDRNDPTAAIQEAQDLANILEAGALPAPARIVEEAIVGPTLGEMARNQGILSIVAGLGLVVIFIVAYYSKGGLVANIALLFNIFFIFGILANLGAALTLPGIAGIVLTIGMSIDANVLIFERIREELRSGLSLKAAINKGYQKAYSSIIDANVTTLLVAIVLYVMGQGPVKGFAITLIIGILCSLFSAVLITRVIIDWMTAKGDASKMSFDTPLSRNLFKGGDINFMGMRKKAYVFSGVVIAAGLLALVLNNGLNMGVDFTGGRTYVVSFDEPVSPTQLKLDLADNFGGAGTEVKTYGANNVLKVTTSYLIDVEEEESDNQVQAALVQGVEEATGKRYVQDGASVSQGQFSIVSSSKVGATIADDIKEASWEAGLFSLIIMFLYILIRFRGWQFSTGALLALVHDVAITLGAFAIAGALGMTYEVDQVFVAAILTVIGYSINDTVVVFDRIREEVGNRYNKSTLLNTFNSAINSTLNRTLMTSVTTLVVVLILFLFGGEVLRGFSFALLVGILVGTYSSIFVASPIAADLLARSNDEAEVAKPATPVRQKA
- a CDS encoding trka-n domain protein (COG0569 K+ transport systems, NAD-binding component), encoding MINRFAVIGLGQFGMSIARTLAARGAEVLAIDVLLDKVEFVKDEVAHAVAMDTTDVKALIAQNIQDMDAVVVAIGENFEGLLLTTVLLQDLGVRRIIARAASTQQRMILEKMGVSEILSPEETVGKTVAETLLHPNMKSFLPLADDYEIVEIQTPKRVVNRTVREIGLRQKYNLNLITVKRVFEEERDGRVNEVEHIIGVPQGDTVLYDSDIMILLGKEQDVNKFMEVNK
- a CDS encoding phosphoribulokinase/uridine kinase (COG0572 Uridine kinase) — protein: MKQPYIVGITGGSASGKTFFLRELLRNFTPAEVCLVSQDNYYRPRHEQPIDENGIQNFDTPQSIDHVQYAQDLITLKEGQTVIRQEYTFNNPNAVPKQLEFHPAPVIVVEGIFVFYFPDLTRHLDLKIFIEAEEHIKLSRRITRDKVERGYDLEDVLYRYERHVAPTYNKYIKPFRSDADLVVPNNDGFDNALEVITTFIKSKVS